From Triticum aestivum cultivar Chinese Spring chromosome 7B, IWGSC CS RefSeq v2.1, whole genome shotgun sequence:
CCTCTTCTTCAAGGTTATATTCTTGAGATAGAGTGGGGTGTAGGGGTACGACTGAGCACTCAGTACTCTACGATGTAGTACTAGTATATATAGAGGTAGAAAATTCTTTATTTGACAGCTtccctgtttgacaccagaaaaacAATCCGTATTTGACACTGGGTCTAAATCTCATACTCAATATGAGTATATGACACCACTGTCTCACCTATAGAAATACTGCAATGCGATTATTACAGCCCAAACCGAATTATGGGCATTTTCATGGCAATTTGATGGGATTGTAGCCCGAGTAGAACTGAATACAAAACCCAAGTGATAAAAGTGCGTCCATGTCTATCTGAATCTTCCTACTAATTTGTTTGCGACATGTTCAGTCTGCTTCATCCGATCTACACATAATGGATGATTGAAGAGAATACTCCTTCTGTCCAAATTACTAGCAGAGTGGGGCAATCTCTTTTAAAGAAAAGACatacgcccgactttataaataaactCACCAGACAGAATAAGACACAACATCCAACATAAAAATATAACCAGGCCCCAGCCAAACAGACAGGTACAGAACCAGCAAAGTTTAAGCAGCACGCAGGCCAGAATGAAAATTGGCACGCAGGCCAACAACCTACTACCAAAAGAAGGATGAACTAAAAGGACTAAGGGCGTATTTGGTTGCTTTCGCTGCCGGGCCTAGCTCAGAGGAAAAAAATGACCCAGGCTAAGCAAAGCCTGGATAAGCAAAAACATGGCAAAAAACGTAGATGACCAGTTGATTGGTTGCCTGCATTAGGGGTCTTGGCATCGAGATGCAATTTTCATCCGGTGTTTGGTTGCATATATACATATGATTACTAGCGTTAACAACAAAATTTAACAGCCATCAAGTTGTGCTTGACATTTCGTCAAACACTTTGAACACGCCGGAGAGGGAGCGGCTCGGGCGCCTGGCGCCGTCCCTCGCACCATGCCTGCCGCGTGCTCGGCGAGCTCCGCCATCCATCCGGAGAGGCGGGTTGTGGCGGTCGCGGGGGAGCCTGAGGCGGCCGAGCGCGCCGGCGGGGACGAGCTCGAGGTTCTCACAGTTGCAGATCTCGATCATGAAGCCATCGGGGTCCTTGAAGAAGAGCTGGTCGATCGGCGAACCCTCCTCCTCGTTGATGGTCCTCTTCATGTACCTGATCCCCATCTCCTTCAACCTCTTCTCCATCGCGCCCATGTCCTCGCACTGCACACCAAGACGATCCAAAACTTACTAATTCATGGCATGGTACGCTACTGACGTGACCCACTCGCTGAACCTTAGCTGATATATAGAAAAATTACCTGGAACAAGATGTCGTTGTCCATGGGGTCGAGCTTGCCGGGGTTGACGTCGGCGGCCCGTCGCGCGTCATCTCTCTGGACATCTCCACCTCGAACAGCCGCTTCCGGCACGGCGCGGCCGGCGCCCGCGGCTTCCTCGGCGCCGGAGGGCACGTCACGGCCGCCTGCTTCAGCTCGCTCCCCTTGCCCGTCGCTGTCCGGCAGCACTGCTCCTCCCACGCGCCTGTCTGCTGGTCCACTCCTCCTGCTACTCCAGCTCCGCCGGCCGCTCCTGCGGCGACATTTCCGCACGGGACTGATatatctccaacgtgtctataatttataaagcattcatgctattttattatctgttttgaatgttatgggctttattatacacttttatattatttttgggactaacctattcaacggaggcccagtccatattgttgttttattgcctatttcagtgtttcgaagaaaagaatatcaaacggagtccaaacggaatgaaaccttcgggagcgttatttttgaaacggaagcgacccaggagacttggagttgatggcaaggaagcttcgaggtggccacgagggtgggggccgccccctactgcgcgccccccctgtctcgtgggcccctcgaggctcccccgaccgacttctttcgcctatatattcccatataccctaaaaccatcgaagaacaagataaatcgggagttccg
This genomic window contains:
- the LOC123158366 gene encoding uncharacterized protein, which translates into the protein MGAMEKRLKEMGIRYMKRTINEEEGSPIDQLFFKDPDGFMIEICNCENLELVPAGALGRLRLPRDRHNPPLRMDGGARRARGRHGARDGARRPSRSLSGVFKVFDEMSSTT